The Fulvia fulva chromosome 1, complete sequence region GCATGATTGTTCTTATCGGACCACAGGGACCATCGTCTCCCTCAGCCACGGCCGACCCACTGGCGCAAGAGACAGACCGTACAACAAAGGTCCAGCTCTCCGCAACTGCGAATGGCCAGACACTGCGCTACCACCTGAGTGACATGTTCGTTGAGCCTGTCGCGCAGAGGCAAGGCATCGGGAAGGCGCTGATCGAAGCAGCACTTGGGAAGGCAAGAGGAGTATGCCGGCAGCAAGACGCCAGCTTTCATTGCAGCATCTTTGTCGACTCAGAGAACTCAGCAGCGCGAAGTCTGTACCAGAATATCGGCTTCACGGCAGTTGGAGAAGAATCATACGTCCAGCTGTCGCGGAGGAAGGCGGGAGAGCCGCGGACGAAGACACCAGAGCGTAAGGCCATCCAGATGGAGATCACATGAGCTCGTCACGATGCTAGGCCGATGCCCACCTCAAGATAGCCTGGATGGGTGGATGGTTTGATGGTTGACACGCTGTTTGTATCTGGTGCAGGTGGGAGAAGAGCAGAAGTGATATGTGTGTAGGTAGGCTAGTAACCCTTGTTGCCCGACGCACCATGTCACGTGAGCAGAAATTGCCCCACACGCACTTTCAATGTTCAAAATCTGCCGCCACTCTGGAATTCTTTCCTCTCTCCAACAACGAACATACGCAAAGCCGTACCAATACCGTTCCCCAGAGTAGTATTGGAAGACCGCAGCCATCATGTCGAAGATCACGGTCGCTGGTGTGCGTACGAACGTACAAGCCCTCCTCGAGTACTCCAACGAGACCAAGAAGCGCAACTTCCTCGAGACTGTCGAGCTTCAGATCGGCCTCAAGAACTACGACCCGCAGCGTGACAAGCGTTTCTCGGGTACCGTCAAGCTCCCAAAGGTCCCACGTCCAAACATGAGCATCTGGTACGAAATCGCCAACAAGGGCGGAAGTGACGCGGTCAACTAACGATGCGCAGCATTCTCGGTGACCAGCACGATATCGATCGTGCCAAGCACGGAGGTGTCGACGCCATGTCTTCGGACGATCTCAAGAAGCTCAACAAGAACAAGAAGTTGATCAAGAAGCTCGCGCGCAAGTACGATGCCTTCATTGCTTCCGACTCCTTGATCAAGCAGATCCCCCGTCTCTTGGGCCCAGGTCTCTCCAAGGGTGAGTCAAGCCTTACGCGAGCCTGACTGGGACGACAGCTAACCACTTTCGACAGCCGGCAAGTTCCCAACCCCAGTCTCGCACGCCGACGATCTCTCTGGCAAGATCACCGAGGTCAAGTCCACCATCAAGTTCCAGCTGAAGAAGGTTCTGTGCATGGGTGTCGCAGTCGGCAACGTTGACATGACGGAGGATGAGCTCATCGGAAACATCATGTTGGCCATCAACTACCTCGTCTCCCTCCTGAAGAAGGGCTGGCAGAACGTGGGCAGCTTGACCATCAAGGCCAGCATGTCTCCACCAAAGCGTCTGTACTAGATGCAGCCTTTGGTTGCACTCAAAGTTGGGCTGCTACGAGCGCGTGGCTACACATTGTTGGTAGCTAGTTCTGCCCGCCTTTACTGGTAGAGCGAACAATAGAGCCTCGAGTCATCCTTGAAAATGTGCACCTTTACGTGAAACCCGTCTTTCGTATGTCAGCGCGCAACGCGCCGAGCACTGTTCAGCCCAGACTTGATAGACTTGATGTCCAACTCTCCATTTCTTCACCAGATACTGTAATGCCATGCGTGCAAATCGTACTTAAACGAGATGATGAGGTGCCTGCATACAGGGCAAT contains the following coding sequences:
- a CDS encoding 60S ribosomal protein L10a: MSKITVAGVRTNVQALLEYSNETKKRNFLETVELQIGLKNYDPQRDKRFSGTVKLPKVPRPNMSICILGDQHDIDRAKHGGVDAMSSDDLKKLNKNKKLIKKLARKYDAFIASDSLIKQIPRLLGPGLSKAGKFPTPVSHADDLSGKITEVKSTIKFQLKKVLCMGVAVGNVDMTEDELIGNIMLAINYLVSLLKKGWQNVGSLTIKASMSPPKRLY